DNA sequence from the Sulfurimonas sediminis genome:
CTCTTGGTGGTTTGATTGCAGGTTTTGCGCTTGCTACGGCACTTGATGTAAGAAGTATATTTGCTGAGCGGGTTGACGGCAAGATGACTGTTCGCCGTGGTTTTGAAATAAAACCGGGCGAAAAAGTTTTAATGTGTGAGGATATCATAACAACCGGTGGAAGTGCTATGGAAGCAGCAGCCGTTGTCAAAGAACTCGGCGGTGAAATAGTGGGTGTTGCGGCACTGGCCAACCGTGGCTTTTGCCACAGAGAGGGCAGTGATCTGCAGACAAAACCAAACTGCAAACTGCCTCAGGACATTCCGTTTTTTGCACTTGCGGATTTCACCTTTGAAATGTACGCACCCGATGCCTGTCCTCTTTGCAAAGACGGCAGCCAAGCCATTAAACCTGGCTCACGAGGAAACTAGTTTAATGACTGCTAGCGATATTTGAGCTGGCAGGTTAACATTCTCTCAACCAAAACACGTGCCACCTCTACTTTTCCATCGACTATATTTGTTATCTTGAGATCTGAAAGCTTCTCTTTTTCTTCCAGCGAGACCACTTTTACAATCAGATTTGCATTTCTTGAATGATTGAGTACCGCTTCGCATATAAGACGTTTCTTCGCTATATTGTCCAGTGTCACAATAATTGCAGCCGCTTTTTCGATATGAAGCGCTTGCAAAATAGCTGTTTTGGAGGCATCTCCGAGATAGGCTTCTCTTCCTTCTTCCAGTGCTTCTTGCACATGTTTGTTTGAATTGTCAATGATAACATAGGGAACATCAAGTTCTTCAAGATACTGTGTCACAAATTTACCGACCACGCTGTATCCGCACACAACCACATGATTTTCTCGTCCTTTGAGTGCAGACATATCTGTAACGATATCTTTTTCTTTTATCAGCCTGGTGGTTATAGCATTAATGAAAGGAACAAAAAACGGTGTCACTATCATGGAAAAAATCACTATCAGAACCAACAAAGAAGCCAACTGCTCATCAATAATGTGTCCTGATGCTGCGAGTGCAAAAATCACAAATGAAAATTCGCCTACCTGAGAAAGGAAAAGCGCCGTTTTTAAGGAAGTTGCACTGCTTGAGCTTAACCGTAAAACCAAAAACATAAGAAGCGACTTTATAATAAAAATCAATAAAAACAGACCGATAATAAGCCCGATATTGTCAAGGAACAAGAAGATATCAATTTTCATACCGACAACAACAAAGAAGGTTCCCAAAAGAATATCTTTAAACGGTGCGATATCTGATTCTACCTTATGATGGTATTTCGTTTCGGCGATAATCATACCGGCCACAAATGCGCCTAAAGAGTAGGTAAAACCCATATAGTAGGCAAAAAGAGAAGATGCCATGACGATAAAGAGTACAGACCCCATAAAGAGTTCGTCTACCTCTGACGAGGATGAAAAATGCAGCAGCCAGGCAACGACTCTCTTGCCGAATGTAAACATTACAGCGATGACAACAGAAACACTCAAAAGCGTATGCCATAAAATGACAAAAATTTTCTGATCTCCCTCTTTGCTTAAAAAGCTTATCAAAATTAAAATAGGAATTACTGCAATATCCTGAAAAATCAGTATCCCTGTTGCATTCTGCCCGTACGGAGTATAAATCTCTTTGGAACTTTTTAAATATGTCAGCACGATTGCGGTTGATGAGAGCGAAAACGCCAGTGCTATAATTATGGATGATTTTGGTCCCAGAGCAAAAATATAATGTGCCAGAAGGTAAGTTACAACGGTAGTCAAGCCGACCTGTAAAAATCCGTTGGCAAAAATCTCTCTTTTCATCGAACCCATTTTTGCCAAAGATATTTCAAGCCCTATGGTAAACATCAAAAATACAATACCGAACTCCCCTGCCATCTCCAGAGCATGCGAATGACTGGCTTTATGCAGATCAAAACCATAGGCAATAAGTGTACCGGTAAGAATATAGCCTATAATCTGCGATATACC
Encoded proteins:
- the pyrE gene encoding orotate phosphoribosyltransferase; this encodes MDIKKIYMDADALLEGHFKLSSGNHSQFYLQSAKVLEDPKTAKLLADELAKQIKASGLQVDTVCAPALGGLIAGFALATALDVRSIFAERVDGKMTVRRGFEIKPGEKVLMCEDIITTGGSAMEAAAVVKELGGEIVGVAALANRGFCHREGSDLQTKPNCKLPQDIPFFALADFTFEMYAPDACPLCKDGSQAIKPGSRGN
- a CDS encoding cation:proton antiporter — translated: MQNVLVYIIIALGLSIVINIFLKKIGISQIIGYILTGTLIAYGFDLHKASHSHALEMAGEFGIVFLMFTIGLEISLAKMGSMKREIFANGFLQVGLTTVVTYLLAHYIFALGPKSSIIIALAFSLSSTAIVLTYLKSSKEIYTPYGQNATGILIFQDIAVIPILILISFLSKEGDQKIFVILWHTLLSVSVVIAVMFTFGKRVVAWLLHFSSSSEVDELFMGSVLFIVMASSLFAYYMGFTYSLGAFVAGMIIAETKYHHKVESDIAPFKDILLGTFFVVVGMKIDIFLFLDNIGLIIGLFLLIFIIKSLLMFLVLRLSSSSATSLKTALFLSQVGEFSFVIFALAASGHIIDEQLASLLVLIVIFSMIVTPFFVPFINAITTRLIKEKDIVTDMSALKGRENHVVVCGYSVVGKFVTQYLEELDVPYVIIDNSNKHVQEALEEGREAYLGDASKTAILQALHIEKAAAIIVTLDNIAKKRLICEAVLNHSRNANLIVKVVSLEEKEKLSDLKITNIVDGKVEVARVLVERMLTCQLKYR